In Streptomyces sclerotialus, one genomic interval encodes:
- a CDS encoding acyl-CoA carboxylase epsilon subunit, with translation MNPADISDRSLVRVEKGEASEEELAALTAVLLARAAHRPAAVPAQPHATAARWRRLERQRGFHGARSWQR, from the coding sequence GTGAACCCTGCCGATATCTCCGACCGTTCCCTGGTCCGCGTCGAGAAGGGCGAGGCCAGCGAGGAGGAGCTCGCCGCGCTGACCGCGGTGCTGCTGGCGCGCGCCGCGCACCGGCCGGCCGCCGTCCCGGCGCAGCCGCACGCCACGGCGGCCCGCTGGCGCCGACTGGAGCGCCAGCGCGGCTTCCACGGCGCGCGCTCCTGGCAGCGGTGA